Proteins encoded together in one Impatiens glandulifera chromosome 1, dImpGla2.1, whole genome shotgun sequence window:
- the LOC124919040 gene encoding tRNA (guanine(10)-N2)-methyltransferase homolog, which produces MWYFCVFYHRLLDFRKPEVEALAEMFGAFDHSNDNVDEENQISNGGPRNHSLKWRLPCNHHQDTPFHYVDLPSEEIARSIAQRSILVKGMYELWGEGSSYEELEESIKNYPDDRKLPYLATGTTFKVSVDCFGKAMSSSEQQERIKSMAYIPFQGRVSLKNPEHKFWLMETDDYGKNNGLPPIIERRIFFGREVGAADRSLLPTYQLKSRTYLGPTAMDAEMAFLMANQALVTNAKLVYDPFVGTGSILVAAAHFGAMTMGADIDIRVVRDGRGPDCNVWSNFKQYGLPAPLTLLRADNNLPPWRTGLKEILDAIICDPPYGVRAGGRKSGGRKLLKGTVSPYTVPEDKRIGHIPSTASYCLAECIHDLLDLGSKMLVMGGRLVYFFPVLHDDDSSSSPNFPEHPCFELVASCEQILSFRYSRVLLTMVKIRPYSEELEEAAKIKHLEFKENHLKWMEDGNLHSAVFTPSDQLVGGVDKTKGKDSNKPRYRGKYV; this is translated from the exons ATGTGGTATTTTTGCGTGTTCTACCACAGATTGTTAGATTTCAGGAAACCAGAAGTGGAAGCCCTAGCAGAGATGTTTGGAGCCTTTGATCATAGTAACGACAATGTAGATGAGGAGAACCAAATTAGCAACGGCGGGCCTCGAAACCATTCGTTGAAATGGCGGCTGCCATGTAATCATCACCAAGACACTCCCTTTCATTACGTCGATCTCCCTTCCGAGGAGATTGCTCGAAGTATTGCCCAGCGCA GTATTTTGGTGAAGGGAATGTATGAGCTTTGGGGAGAAGGAAGTAGTTATGAAGAACTAGaagaatcaattaaaaattatccAGATGATCGAAAGTTGCCATATTTAGCTACTGGAACCACATTCAAGGTCAGTGTTGATTGCTTTGGGAAGGCTATGAGTTCTAGTGAACAACAAGAACGCATCAAGAGTATGGCTTACATCCCATTCCAG GGTcgagtgagtttaaaaaatccAGAACACAAATTCTGGCTTATGGAAACTGATGACTATGGAAAAAACAATGGGCTTCCTCCCATTATCGAGAGGAGAATCTTTTTTGGACGAGAGGTTGGTGCTGCTGATAGGAGTCTTCTGCCTACTTACCAGTTAAAAAGCCGAACTTATCTTGGTCCAACAGCCATGGATGCAGAAATGGCCTTTTTGATGGCCAATCAAGCTTTAGTTACAAATGCAAAACTTGTCTATGATCCATTTGTTGGCACTGGGAGTATTCTTGTGGCTGCAGCTCATTTTGGAGCAATGACAATG GGTGCAGATATTGACATTAGGGTAGTACGCGATGGTCGTGGCCCTGATTGTAACGTTTGGAGCAATTTTAAGCAG TATGGATTACCAGCTCCGCTTACCCTGTTGAGAGCAGATAATAATCTTCCTCCTTGGCGTACTGGGTTAAAAGAG ATATTGGATGCGATAATCTGCGACCCTCCTTACGGTGTAAGAGCTGGGGGACGCAAATCTGGCGGCAGAAAGCTATTAAAAGGTACAGTCAGCCCATATACTGTTCCCGAAGATAAACGAATAGGCCACATACCTTCAACCGCTTCTTACTGCTTAGCTGAATGCATACACGACTTGCTCGATCTTGGTTCAAAGATGTTGGTTATGGGCGGTCGCCTAGTTTACTTCTTCCCTGTTCTACACGACGATGATTCATCATCCAGTCCTAACTTTCCAGAGCACCCTTGTTTCGAACTGGTGGCATCCTGCGAACAAATACTGAGCTTTCGATACAGCAGGGTATTATTGACAATGGTGAAGATTAGGCCGTATAGTGAAGAGCTAGAGGAAGCAGCTAAAATTAAACATTTGGAATTTAAAGAGAATCATTTGAAATGGATGGAAGATGGTAATTTGCATTCAGCTGTTTTTACTCCATCTGATCAGCTTGTTGGTGGTGTTGACAAAACAAAAGGTAAGGATTCTAATAAACCTAGATATAGAGGAAAATATGTCTAA
- the LOC124919038 gene encoding phosphatidylserine decarboxylase proenzyme 2-like translates to MGQTVSKSIETSSSSSSDDSHPVRTDGKISRRKSISKVMGKLTLHRSDLRGSIRRRLRRKTNNSDRDLCRLLEAEDFAGIVNVRLIDAEMHFEDKWMACLSFGEQTYKTEVSDNTKKPIWNSEKKLLIESKGPHLARISVYETNRLSKNNLIGYCEIDLFDVLIKDCESESTVHKLLDPSTSEEVGRLSISFTFEDPTETKQSFTRRILSLADSNADGTLSLSEFSQLIDAFGNQVAAKKKEELFKAADKNGDNSVSIDELAVLLADQQDKEPLINCCPVCGENLEVSDELNSMIHLTLCFDEGTGKQIMTGGFLTEKQASYGWMFKLSEWTHFSSYDIGLRSGSSASHIVVFDRRTKRLVEEVIDGKIVLSMRAIYQSKMGLGLINTGVKEILQKLSEKQGRRMESRESVKDIPKFVESYQGQINLAEIKYPLDHFKTFNEFFIRELKPGTRPIACMDRDDVAVCAADSRLMAFRNVEDSQRFWIKGRKFSLKGLLGDEISSNAFRDGTLVIFRLAPQDYHRFHLPVSGIVQKFVNIPGCLYTVNPIAVNSKYCNVFTENKRAVSLISTTEFGKVAFVAIGATMVGSIDFTKKEGDHVKKGDEFGYFSFGGSTVICVFEKDSIEIDEDLLGNSERSLETLVSVGMQLGVKRRIN, encoded by the exons ATGGGTCAAACAGTTTCTAAATCCATTGAAACATCGTCTTCATCGTCATCCGATGATTCGCATCCTGTCCGCACCGACGGAAAAATCAGCCGCCGTAAAAGTATTTCCAAAGTCATGGGGAAACTGACTCTCCATCGTTCTGATCTACGCGGTTCTATACGCAGACGTTTACGCCGGAAAACTAACAATTCAGATCGGGATCTTTGTAGGTTACTTGAAGCTGAAGACTTCGCCGGAATAGTCAATGTTAGACTTATTGAT GCGGAAATGCATTTCGAAGATAAGTGGATGGCTTGCTTATCATTTGGAGAACAAACCTATAAGACGGAAGTATCTGATAA CACAAAGAAGCCTATCTGGAATTCG GAGAAGAAACTTCTTATAGAAAGCAAAGGACCTCATCTTGCGAGAATTTCTGTATACGAG ACCAACAGATTATCGAAGAACAACCTCATTGGCTATTGCGAAATCGATCTTTTTGATGTACTCATTAAG GACTGTGAATCCGAGTCTACTGTTCATAAATTGTTAGATCCATCAACCTCAGAGGAAGTTGGCAGACTTTCTATTTCATTTACTTTTGAG GACCCAACTGAGACAAAACAGAGCTTCACAAGGCGCATCTTGTCCTTAGCG GATTCAAATGCGGATGGAACACTTTCATTATCAGAGTTTTCTCAATTAATTGATGCTTTTGGCAATCAAGTAGCAGCTAAGAAG aaAGAGGAGCTTTTCAAAGCAGCTGATAAGAATGGAGATAATTCTGTTAGCATTGATGAGTTGGCTGTTCTTCTTGCTGATCAGCAAGATAA AGAACCACTAATCAATTGTTGTCCTGTGTGTGGTGAGAATCTTGAAGTGTCTGATGAGCTCAATAGTATGATACACTTGACCTTGTGTTTCGATGAAGGAACAGGAAAACAGATTATGACGGGTGGATTCTTGACTGAAAAACAAGCTTCATATGG GTGGATGTTTAAACTAAGTGAATGGACACATTTTTCCTCATATGACATTGGTCTGAGATCTGGATCAAGTGCCTCTCATATTGTG GTTTTCGATCGCAGAACAAAGAGGCTAGTGGAGGAAGTGATTGATGGAAAGATTGTTCTATCAATGAGAGCTATTTATCAATCTAAAATGGGTCTTGGCCTCATAAATACGG GTGTCAAAGAGATCCTACAAAAACTTTCAGAAAAACAAGGCAGGAGAATGGAATCGCGAGAGTCTGTCAAAGATATACCAAAGTTTGTCGAATCGTATCAG GGTCAAATTAATTTGGCAGAAATCAAATATCCTTTGGATCATTTTAAG ACATTCAATGAATTCTTTATAAGAGAGTTGAAACCTGGCACAAGACCAATTGCTTGCATGGACCGCGATGATGTTGCTGTATGTGCTGCTGATAGCCGTTTGATGGCATTTAGAAATGTTGAAGATAGTCAAAGATTTTGgataaag GGTCGAAAATTTTCGTTGAAAGGACTTTTGGGAGATGAAATTTCCTCAAATGCTTTCCGCGATGGAACATTAGTAATCTTCAGATTGGCACCACag GATTATCATCGTTTCCATTTACCAGTCTCGGGAATAGTTCAGAAATTCGTTAACATACCTGGATGCCTATATACT GTTAACCCTATTGCTGTTAATAGCAAATATTGTAATGTGTTCACCGAGAACAAGCGTGCGGTATCTCTCATTTCTACAACAGAGTTTGGAAAG GTAGCATTTGTAGCAATTGGAGCAACAATGGTTGGTAGTATTGATTTCACTAAAAAGGAAGGGGATCATGTCAAGAAAGGGGATGAG TTTGGTTATTTTTCCTTCGGTGGAAGCACTGTAATTTGTGTATTCGAAAAG GATTCAATTGAAATTGACGAAGATCTTTTGGGGAATAGCGAGAGATCACTGGAGACACTAGTGTCTGTTGGAATGCAATTGGGTGTAAAAAGAAGAATTAACTGA
- the LOC124919039 gene encoding putative clathrin assembly protein At4g02650, with protein sequence MAPSSKLRKAIGAVKDQTSISLAKVGTSASLSDLEVAIVKATRHEEYPAEEKYIREILSLTFYSRASIGACVDTISRRLRKTKNWIVALKTLTLIHRLLGDGDPAFEHEIFFATRRGTRLLNLSDFRDCSRPDAWDYSAFVRSYAFYLDDQLEFKMQGRKSKSKRKAASSFSYEEDEDGGEERIASPKEEEAMKSSKIPYEEMKTETLFSRIQNLMRLLERFLACYPTGSAAHNRVVLIALNPVVKESFRIYYDITEIQRIMIDRFTTMEFSHLVIVYEIFCRLRELFDELDQFHDWCKRSGVARSLDFVDIQKITQKKLNVMDDYVRGKSSQRQNQNQIDYYKVEEEDDDDEKEEVKQIHDEEIKALPAPEPEPPEPEQSPIPAKIEKTQTEGDLLNLGEDAMSIQENGDMLALALFNGGIGGTQSTTTTMSPWEAFNDNTENWESSLVQSASYLGNQTTTFSGGFDMLMLDGMYQQGSNAAAKMNYVTTGSASSVALGSVGRPAMLALPAPPSADVGKWNVDPFAASLVVPPPSYVQMSEMEKKRKLLVEEQMMWQQYSTNGVQGQIRYSNNNMQQNPFMYNRMGG encoded by the exons ATGGCTCCATCAAGCAAGTTAAGAAAAGCAATAGGTGCGGtaaaagatcaaacaagcatAAGCCTAGCCAAAGTCGGAACCAGTGCTTCTCTATCCGATCTCGAGGTCGCCATTGTTAAAGCTACTCGTCATGAAGAATATCCAGCCGAAGAAAAATACATTCGTGAAATCCTCAGCCTAACCTTCTATTCCAGAGCTTCAATCGGTGCATGTGTCGATACAATCTCAAGACGTCTTAGAAAAACCAAAAATTGGATCGTAGCTCTCAAAACCCTAACTCTTATTCATCGTCTTCTCGGCGATGGTGATCCCGCTTTTGAACACGAAATCTTCTTCGCCACCAGACGTGGTACACGCCTTCTTAACTTATCCGATTTCCGTGATTGTTCTAGACCCGATGCTTGGGATTATTCCGCGTTCGTTAGATCGTACGCGTTCTATTTGGATGATCAACTCGAGTTTAAGATGCAGGGAAggaaatcaaaatcaaaacgAAAAGCAGCATCGTCGTTCTCGTATGAGGAAGATGAGGATGGCGGTGAAGAACGGATCGCCAGTCCTAAGGAGGAGGAAGCGATGAAATCTTCGAAAATTCCATATGAGGAGATGAAAACAGAGACTCTGTTTTCCAGAATTCAAAACCTAATGCGTCTTTTGGAGAGATTTCTTGCTTGTTATCCAACAG GTTCAGCTGCGCACAATAGAGTGGTTTTAATTGCTCTGAATCCAGTCGTAAAAGAAAGCTTTCGTATATACTACGACATTACAGAGATACAGAGAATAATGATAGACAGATTCACAACAATGGAATTCTCACATTTGGTTATTGTTTACGAAATCTTCTGTCGTTTACGCGAATTATTCGATGAACTTGATCAATTTCACGACTGGTGCAAACGATCCGGTGTAGCCAGGTCCCTTGATTTTGTCGACATCCAAAAGATCACTCAAAAGAAACTCAATGTCATGGATGATTATGTACGTGGTAAATCCTCACAAAGgcaaaaccaaaatcaaatcgATTATtacaaagttgaagaagaagatgatgatgatgaaaaagaagaagttaaaCAAATCCATGATGAAGAAATCAAAGCTCTCCCAGCACCTGAACCAGAGCCACCAGAGCCAGAGCAGAGCCCAATTCCAGCTAAAATCGAAAAAACACAAACAGAAGGAGATTTACTCAATTTAGGCGAAGATGCAATGTCTATACAAGAAAACGGGGATATGTTAGCATTAGCCTTATTCAACGGGGGCATTGGGGGGACACAATCGACAACGACAACAATGAGTCCATGGGAGGCGTTTAACGATAATACAGAGAATTGGGAATCGTCGCTAGTTCAATCAGCTAGCTATTTGGGTAATCAAACAACAACGTTTTCAGGTGGATTTGATATGTTGATGTTGGACGGAATGTATCAACAAGGATCAAATGCGGCGGCTAAAATGAATTATGTTACAACCGGAAGTGCAAGTAGTGTGGCACTTGGATCTGTTGGTCGGCCGGCGATGTTGGCTCTACCGGCGCCGCCATCGGCTGATGTCGGAAAGTGGAATGTCGACCCTTTTGCGGCGTCGCTTGTTGTGCCGCCGCCGTCTTATGTGCAGATGTCGGAAATGGAGAAGAAACGGAAATTGTTAGTTGAGGAACAGATGATGTGGCAACAATATTCGACCAATGGTGTGCAAGGGCAAATTAGgtattctaataataatatgcaACAAAATCCATTTATGTATAATAGAATGGGAGGGTAA